In one Lachnospiraceae bacterium GAM79 genomic region, the following are encoded:
- a CDS encoding exonuclease SbcCD subunit D yields MKLFHLSDLHIGKIVNGYEMWEDQRYVFDQILAYVREEQPDAVMIAGDIYDKAVPSAKAVTEFDEFLTELADSGTIILIISGNHDSAERLDFASSIMKKQNIYMKGTYGGEAMKVTMQDKWGDVNFYLMPFVKPSNVKNTLSDLTEEPEKESAALTYTEAMQQAVAAMQVDPGKRNVLIAHQNVTNSGVNRRSDSETISIGGLDNIDRTVFDIFDYVALGHLHSPQQIGKPEIRYCGTPVIYSMSEADDQKSVTVVELGEKGKLSIRELPLHQLHAWYNFTGTLDEAMSREANEDYARIVLTDKETIIDVQARLRTVYKNLMSVEFQMADGSRPEQERTLEDVKNLAPDEAFADFYNRKMKRELSDENAVYIRQLIRDYYEQRQG; encoded by the coding sequence ATGAAGCTGTTTCATTTGTCGGATCTGCACATTGGCAAGATCGTAAATGGATATGAGATGTGGGAAGACCAGCGCTATGTGTTTGACCAGATCCTTGCATATGTAAGAGAAGAACAGCCGGATGCCGTGATGATCGCAGGAGATATCTATGACAAAGCAGTTCCATCCGCAAAAGCAGTAACAGAATTTGATGAATTCCTGACTGAACTTGCAGACAGCGGAACGATCATCCTCATTATCAGTGGCAATCATGATTCGGCAGAACGTCTGGATTTTGCCAGCAGTATCATGAAAAAGCAGAATATATATATGAAAGGAACCTATGGTGGAGAAGCCATGAAGGTGACGATGCAGGATAAATGGGGAGATGTGAATTTTTATCTGATGCCGTTTGTAAAGCCGTCAAACGTAAAAAATACATTATCGGATTTAACAGAAGAACCGGAGAAAGAGTCAGCAGCCTTAACATATACAGAAGCCATGCAGCAGGCAGTTGCAGCCATGCAAGTTGATCCGGGGAAAAGGAATGTACTGATCGCCCATCAGAACGTAACAAATAGTGGAGTGAACCGGCGGTCGGATTCGGAGACAATATCGATCGGTGGACTGGATAATATTGACCGTACTGTATTTGATATATTTGACTATGTGGCACTTGGACATCTTCATTCTCCACAGCAGATCGGAAAGCCGGAGATTCGGTACTGTGGCACACCGGTTATCTATTCTATGTCGGAAGCCGACGATCAGAAATCTGTCACAGTGGTAGAACTTGGAGAAAAAGGAAAGCTTTCGATCCGTGAACTGCCCCTGCACCAGCTTCATGCGTGGTACAATTTTACGGGTACACTTGATGAAGCCATGAGCCGGGAAGCAAATGAAGATTATGCGAGAATTGTGCTAACGGATAAGGAAACGATCATTGATGTTCAGGCGAGACTTCGGACCGTGTATAAGAACCTGATGTCAGTAGAATTCCAGATGGCAGATGGCAGCAGACCGGAACAGGAACGGACACTTGAGGATGTGAAGAATCTTGCACCTGATGAGGCATTTGCGGATTTCTATAACAGAAAGATGAAACGGGAGCTGTCCGATGAAAATGCGGTTTATATCAGACAGTTGATCCGGGATTATTATGAACAGAGACAGGGGTGA
- a CDS encoding TIGR04100 family radical SAM protein has translation MEILYKVHNNLYVNLTNKCPCACTFCLRQNMDHVGESKSLWLEREPSAEEVIAEFAKFDMSRFNEVVFCGFGEPTEAFEVLKKVAAFVKETYHMPIRLNTNGLGNLVNGRDITPEMEGLIDTVSISLNTPNADRYHELVRSKFGDKSFDAMLDFARSSTKYVTNVVMTTVDTTITKEEEEECRRICDSIGAKYRIRPWED, from the coding sequence ATGGAGATATTATATAAAGTTCATAATAATCTGTATGTAAATCTGACAAATAAATGCCCATGTGCATGTACATTCTGTCTCAGACAGAACATGGATCATGTTGGTGAATCAAAGAGTCTGTGGTTAGAGCGAGAACCATCAGCAGAAGAAGTGATTGCTGAATTTGCAAAATTCGATATGAGCCGGTTTAATGAGGTTGTGTTCTGTGGATTCGGAGAACCGACGGAAGCCTTTGAGGTGTTGAAGAAGGTTGCGGCATTTGTAAAGGAGACTTATCATATGCCGATACGTTTGAATACGAATGGGCTGGGAAATCTTGTAAATGGCAGAGATATCACACCGGAGATGGAAGGCCTGATCGACACGGTATCGATCAGCTTGAATACGCCGAATGCAGATCGGTATCATGAACTGGTCAGAAGTAAGTTTGGAGATAAATCCTTTGATGCGATGCTTGACTTTGCAAGAAGTTCTACAAAGTATGTAACAAATGTAGTTATGACGACTGTAGATACCACGATTACAAAAGAGGAAGAGGAAGAATGCCGGAGAATCTGTGATTCGATCGGTGCAAAATACAGAATCCGCCCATGGGAGGATTAA
- the hslO gene encoding Hsp33 family molecular chaperone HslO has translation MSDYIIRGMAADGQVRFFAGTTKEIVETARSIHNTSPVATAALGRLLTAGALMGAACKNDSDLLTLQIQCSGPIGGLTVTADAHCNVKGYVNNPEVILHANDKGKLDVAKALDMGVLSVIKDIGLKEPYIGQTQLVSGEIAEDLTYYFATSEQIPTSVALGVLMEKNNTVKQAGGFIIQLMPFASEELISDLEKRLGEFTSITALLDQGMEPLDIVKQIFEGYNVEVTDTIPTKWHCNCSKERFSQAVISLGKKEIANLLADNKPIEVNCQFCNSSYTFSPEELENMLLGK, from the coding sequence ATGAGTGATTATATTATCAGAGGTATGGCGGCAGATGGACAGGTTCGTTTCTTTGCCGGCACCACAAAGGAAATCGTTGAAACAGCAAGAAGTATTCACAATACCAGTCCGGTTGCTACCGCTGCCCTCGGTCGTCTGCTAACCGCAGGTGCATTGATGGGGGCTGCATGTAAGAATGACTCCGATCTGCTAACGCTCCAGATCCAGTGCAGCGGTCCAATCGGCGGACTAACAGTGACTGCTGATGCGCACTGCAATGTCAAAGGCTATGTCAACAATCCGGAGGTTATCCTGCATGCAAATGATAAGGGAAAACTGGATGTCGCTAAAGCTCTTGATATGGGCGTGCTCTCCGTGATCAAGGATATCGGTTTAAAAGAGCCTTATATCGGTCAGACCCAGCTTGTTTCAGGTGAGATTGCAGAAGACCTGACGTATTATTTTGCAACCTCAGAACAGATTCCAACTTCTGTAGCTTTAGGTGTTCTGATGGAGAAGAACAACACAGTAAAACAAGCCGGGGGCTTTATCATTCAGCTTATGCCATTTGCATCCGAGGAACTGATCTCTGATCTGGAAAAACGTCTGGGTGAATTCACATCCATTACCGCTCTCCTCGACCAGGGTATGGAACCGCTTGATATCGTGAAGCAGATCTTTGAAGGCTATAATGTAGAAGTTACCGATACCATTCCTACGAAGTGGCACTGCAACTGCAGTAAGGAACGTTTCTCACAGGCCGTTATCAGTCTCGGTAAAAAAGAGATCGCAAATCTGCTCGCAGACAATAAGCCGATCGAGGTAAACTGCCAGTTCTGCAACTCGTCTTACACCTTCTCACCGGAGGAACTGGAAAATATGTTACTTGGCAAATAA
- a CDS encoding Na+/H+ antiporter NhaC family protein has product MNEKKGRAIALLPIGVFLVLYLGLGIIFEYVMKIPMGFYNVPIIVAFLAAILVACIQNRELVFDKKLEIMAQGVGDKNIITMLLIFLAAGSFVGVVGRSSAESVAYFMLTLIPARFSVAVLFVVACFVSVAMGTSVGTITLLTPIAVAVSRASGFDMAFCVASVMGGAMFGDNLSFISDTTIAACNGQGCEMKDKFRENFWIAFPAAVITLILILVLSFQTDIRGQVSQSYNLVQIIPYVLVLIGGIIGLNVFIVLLTGIVSGAFIMLMWGHTAPVDLLTNMGSGVSGMFETCMVAILVAALCALIREYGGFDALLSWIHRIFRGKKGGQLGMGLLVGTMDIATANNTVAIVMANPIAGEMAQEYGISPKKTASLLDTFSCIFQGIIPYGAQMLVAIAAVGELGDSISAFQIMPKLFYPMFLLLTSLVTIIRSDK; this is encoded by the coding sequence ATGAATGAGAAAAAGGGCAGAGCGATCGCACTGTTACCGATCGGTGTATTTCTGGTATTGTATCTGGGACTTGGGATTATATTTGAATATGTGATGAAAATTCCGATGGGCTTTTATAATGTGCCTATCATCGTGGCATTTCTTGCAGCTATTCTGGTCGCATGTATCCAGAACCGGGAATTGGTATTTGATAAGAAGCTTGAGATTATGGCACAGGGAGTTGGGGATAAGAATATTATAACGATGCTGTTGATCTTCCTGGCAGCGGGTTCATTTGTCGGGGTAGTCGGAAGAAGCAGCGCAGAGAGTGTAGCATATTTTATGCTGACACTGATTCCGGCAAGATTTTCAGTAGCGGTTTTGTTTGTTGTTGCCTGCTTTGTATCAGTTGCTATGGGCACTTCGGTTGGAACGATCACATTGTTAACACCGATTGCTGTAGCAGTGTCGAGAGCGTCTGGCTTTGATATGGCATTTTGTGTTGCATCGGTTATGGGTGGAGCAATGTTTGGGGATAATCTTTCTTTTATCTCAGATACGACGATTGCGGCATGTAATGGACAGGGATGTGAGATGAAAGACAAATTCCGGGAGAATTTCTGGATCGCGTTTCCGGCAGCGGTTATAACGCTGATATTAATTCTTGTACTTTCATTTCAGACCGACATACGGGGTCAGGTCAGCCAGTCTTATAATCTGGTGCAGATCATACCGTATGTTCTGGTGCTGATCGGTGGAATTATAGGGCTGAATGTATTTATCGTATTACTTACGGGAATTGTATCCGGAGCATTTATTATGCTGATGTGGGGACATACTGCACCTGTTGATCTTCTGACAAATATGGGCTCCGGTGTTTCCGGAATGTTTGAAACCTGTATGGTAGCAATATTAGTAGCGGCGTTATGTGCACTGATCCGGGAATATGGCGGTTTCGATGCACTTCTCAGTTGGATACACAGGATCTTTCGAGGAAAGAAAGGCGGACAGCTCGGAATGGGGTTGCTAGTCGGAACAATGGATATTGCAACTGCAAACAATACGGTAGCAATCGTTATGGCAAATCCGATTGCCGGAGAAATGGCACAGGAATATGGAATCTCTCCGAAGAAGACTGCCTCTTTGCTTGATACCTTTTCCTGTATCTTTCAAGGGATAATCCCATATGGTGCGCAGATGTTAGTTGCAATTGCCGCGGTAGGAGAACTGGGTGATTCCATTTCTGCTTTTCAGATCATGCCGAAGCTTTTTTATCCGATGTTCTTGCTGCTGACATCACTCGTTACCATAATAAGAAGTGATAAATAA
- a CDS encoding class I SAM-dependent methyltransferase, giving the protein MDAYTSFAQVYDELMDNIPYDEWISYITSLLHEYNITEGLVAELGCGTGTITEGLAAAGYDMIGIDVSSDMLEIANEKKIANGFSSIMYLQQDMCSFELYGTVNAIVCVCDSINYLSNTDQITTVFSLANNYLEAGGIFICDFKTKHYFRDVVADSVIAEDRDDVSFIWDNYYDEEQNVNELALSLFLKEENDLYRKTQEFHYQIGLTCEDMIRCVEQAGMELLAMYDAFTHTPATDDSERVYVIAREKHHEGKLYI; this is encoded by the coding sequence ATGGATGCCTATACAAGCTTCGCGCAGGTATACGATGAGCTGATGGATAACATTCCTTATGACGAATGGATATCTTATATCACCAGCCTGCTCCATGAATACAATATCACCGAAGGTCTGGTTGCCGAGCTTGGTTGCGGAACGGGAACGATCACGGAAGGACTTGCAGCCGCAGGCTATGATATGATCGGAATTGATGTGTCTTCCGATATGTTGGAGATTGCAAATGAAAAAAAGATTGCGAATGGTTTCTCATCCATTATGTATCTCCAACAGGATATGTGTTCCTTTGAATTATATGGAACAGTAAATGCCATTGTATGCGTCTGTGACAGCATCAACTATCTGTCAAATACAGATCAGATCACTACCGTTTTTTCTCTTGCAAATAATTATCTGGAAGCAGGGGGTATCTTTATCTGTGATTTTAAGACCAAACACTATTTCCGGGATGTCGTTGCAGATTCAGTGATTGCTGAGGATCGGGATGATGTCAGCTTCATTTGGGATAATTATTATGATGAGGAACAAAATGTCAACGAGCTTGCACTCAGCCTGTTTCTGAAAGAGGAGAACGACCTGTACCGAAAAACGCAGGAATTCCATTACCAGATCGGACTGACCTGTGAGGACATGATTCGTTGTGTAGAACAGGCAGGTATGGAGCTTCTTGCCATGTATGATGCATTTACGCACACGCCAGCAACCGATGACAGTGAACGTGTCTATGTGATAGCCAGAGAAAAACATCACGAAGGCAAATTATATATCTGA
- the typA gene encoding translational GTPase TypA, which yields MKITRDDIRNVAIIAHVDHGKTTLVDELLKQSGVFRDNQEVTERVMDSNDIERERGITILSKNTAVRYGKTKINIIDTPGHADFGGEVERVLKMVNGVILVVDAFEGAMPQTKFVLKKALELNLSVIVCVNKCDRPEARPKEVVDEVLELLIELDANDDQLDCPFVFASAKTGVASLDPDEPGTDMKPLFDTIVDYIPAPTGDPDAGTQVLISTIDYNEYVGRIGVGKVDNGKVVVNEPVVIVNEHDPDRMLKVKIGKLYVYEGLNKVEVNEADIGSIVAISGIADVNIGDTICSPENPDPIPFQKISEPTISMTFMVNDSPFAGKEGKFVTSRHLRDRLFRELNTDVSLRVEETETTEAFKVSGRGELHLSVLIENMRREGYEFAVSKAEVIYKTDERGKKLEPFEIAYIDVPDEFTGTVINMLNSRKGELQGMAPTGNGTTRLEFLVPSRGLIGFRGDFMTATKGNGVINTIFDEYLPYKGDMNYRSQGSLIAYETGTSITYGLFNAQERGTLFIGPGEPVYAGMVIGENGRTDDIEVNVCKKKQLTNTRSSGADDALKLTPPKVLSLEQALDFIDTDELLEITPKSFRIRKKILDPTLRFRAKRDAGNK from the coding sequence ATGAAGATTACCAGAGATGATATCAGAAATGTTGCGATTATTGCCCATGTTGACCATGGCAAAACAACATTAGTGGATGAACTTTTGAAACAGAGTGGTGTATTCCGTGATAATCAGGAAGTTACCGAACGTGTCATGGACTCAAATGATATTGAACGTGAACGTGGTATCACGATTCTTTCCAAGAACACTGCCGTCCGTTATGGTAAGACAAAGATCAACATTATCGACACTCCGGGACATGCTGATTTCGGTGGTGAAGTAGAACGTGTCCTGAAGATGGTAAATGGTGTTATTCTTGTTGTTGATGCTTTCGAAGGTGCCATGCCACAGACCAAATTCGTTCTGAAGAAAGCATTGGAGCTGAACCTCAGTGTTATTGTATGTGTAAACAAATGTGACCGTCCTGAAGCTCGTCCTAAAGAGGTTGTAGATGAAGTTCTTGAGCTTCTAATCGAATTGGATGCAAATGACGATCAGCTTGACTGCCCATTTGTATTTGCATCAGCAAAGACAGGTGTTGCTTCTCTTGATCCAGATGAACCGGGTACAGATATGAAGCCACTGTTTGATACCATCGTTGATTATATTCCTGCTCCTACCGGTGATCCGGATGCAGGTACACAGGTTCTGATCAGCACGATCGACTACAATGAATATGTAGGCCGTATCGGTGTTGGCAAGGTTGACAACGGTAAGGTCGTTGTAAATGAGCCTGTTGTTATTGTAAATGAACATGACCCTGACAGAATGTTAAAGGTTAAGATCGGTAAGCTCTATGTTTACGAGGGTCTGAATAAAGTAGAAGTAAATGAAGCAGACATCGGATCGATCGTAGCCATCTCCGGTATTGCAGATGTTAATATCGGTGATACGATCTGTTCTCCTGAAAATCCGGACCCAATCCCATTCCAGAAAATTTCAGAGCCAACTATTTCCATGACATTCATGGTAAATGATTCTCCTTTCGCCGGTAAGGAAGGAAAGTTTGTAACCTCCAGACATTTACGTGACAGATTGTTCCGTGAATTAAATACAGATGTCAGTCTCCGTGTAGAAGAAACAGAGACAACAGAAGCTTTCAAGGTATCCGGTCGTGGTGAACTTCACTTATCCGTCCTGATCGAGAACATGAGACGTGAAGGATATGAATTTGCAGTCAGCAAAGCCGAAGTTATCTATAAGACAGACGAACGCGGTAAGAAGCTTGAACCATTTGAGATTGCATATATCGATGTTCCGGATGAATTTACCGGAACAGTTATTAATATGTTAAATTCCAGAAAGGGTGAGCTTCAGGGTATGGCTCCTACCGGAAACGGTACAACCAGACTGGAGTTCCTTGTACCTTCCCGTGGACTGATCGGTTTCCGTGGTGACTTCATGACCGCTACAAAGGGAAATGGTGTTATCAATACGATCTTTGATGAATATCTCCCATATAAGGGTGATATGAACTATCGTTCACAGGGTTCTCTGATCGCATATGAGACCGGTACTTCTATCACTTATGGTCTGTTCAATGCACAGGAAAGAGGTACACTGTTCATCGGACCAGGTGAACCTGTATATGCCGGAATGGTTATCGGTGAAAATGGACGTACCGATGATATCGAAGTAAATGTCTGCAAGAAGAAACAGTTGACCAACACCCGTTCTTCCGGTGCTGATGATGCATTAAAGCTGACACCTCCTAAGGTACTCAGTCTGGAGCAGGCACTTGACTTCATCGATACAGATGAGCTTCTTGAGATCACTCCTAAGAGCTTCCGTATCCGTAAGAAGATCCTTGATCCTACACTTCGTTTCCGTGCTAAGAGAGATGCCGGAAATAAATAA
- a CDS encoding magnesium transporter CorA family protein yields MIKFYRTDHKVLSEITEYEDNMWVCMTKPTVDETKLIAEDFEIDLADVRAALDDEESSRVEVEDGYTLILVDIPSIEMRNEREAYTTIPLGIILVKDILITVCAEDTPVLDAFIESKVKEFSTKKRMRFMYQILYRNCMTYQYYLRVMDRRRNLIEQRIQDETEDADLIDLHELESNLVYFATSLRANGVVLDKLARYSSIKQYPEDQELLDDVMVENKQAIEMTGIYRDIISGTRELMTTIINNRLNNIMKFLAAITIVMAIPTIISGIYGMNVSGKWMPLAETPYGFYIVCGIIVLICIIIALILKKKKMFKM; encoded by the coding sequence ATGATAAAGTTCTACAGAACAGATCATAAGGTTTTGTCAGAGATAACAGAATATGAAGACAATATGTGGGTTTGTATGACGAAACCTACAGTAGATGAGACCAAACTGATTGCAGAAGATTTTGAGATTGATCTGGCAGATGTCAGAGCTGCATTGGATGATGAGGAGAGCTCCCGTGTGGAGGTCGAAGATGGTTATACACTGATCCTTGTCGATATTCCGTCGATCGAGATGAGAAATGAACGCGAAGCATATACAACTATTCCTTTGGGTATTATCCTCGTAAAGGACATTCTGATCACGGTATGCGCGGAGGATACGCCTGTTCTGGATGCATTTATTGAGTCAAAGGTAAAGGAATTCAGTACAAAGAAACGGATGCGCTTCATGTACCAGATTTTATATAGAAACTGCATGACCTATCAGTATTATCTGCGAGTTATGGATCGCAGAAGAAATCTGATCGAGCAACGGATCCAGGATGAGACAGAGGATGCGGATCTGATTGATCTTCACGAACTGGAATCTAACCTTGTATACTTTGCAACATCACTTCGTGCAAACGGAGTTGTATTAGATAAGCTTGCAAGATACAGCAGTATCAAGCAGTATCCGGAGGATCAGGAGCTTCTGGATGATGTTATGGTCGAGAACAAACAGGCTATCGAGATGACCGGAATCTATCGAGATATCATAAGCGGTACAAGAGAACTGATGACGACGATTATCAATAACCGCCTGAACAATATCATGAAGTTCTTAGCGGCTATCACCATCGTAATGGCGATCCCGACGATCATATCCGGTATCTATGGAATGAACGTATCAGGTAAGTGGATGCCTCTCGCAGAAACCCCATACGGCTTCTACATTGTATGTGGTATCATTGTCCTGATCTGCATAATCATAGCCCTAATCCTCAAGAAAAAGAAAATGTTCAAGATGTAA